From the genome of Triticum aestivum cultivar Chinese Spring chromosome 1A, IWGSC CS RefSeq v2.1, whole genome shotgun sequence:
AAAACACTCGACAATGAAGAATCGTACCTGTTCCGGCTTGCGCAAATGGTCAAATGGAACCACCCTCCTGGACCCCcgggggttatccttgttgccagtaATGCCTCTCAGCCACTGCTCCACCGTGTCCTCACTGACATCCTCcggatggatccgagtggaatcctcgattcccgagtacatccacatcggatcgtcatgagcttggagtggttggatacgtcgactgaggaagacctccaacaggTCCATACTAGTCACTCCGTCGCGGACGAGTTGGAccacccgctcgaccaacaccttcacctgcgccttctcctctggGATCACAAGGTGGAGGGTTTCTCCACTcgggccatggaaaaggggggaagtccagtcgactgacccggagtcggctggtccttgcagtagaaccaggtcgactgccaacctcggaccgactcgggaaggatcatggctgggaaagtgcttttgttcctcatctgaattccaagacccccgcacatctgaatcacttgcgtcctctcatcactcgggttggccttcttgaccgtctgagaacgacacgtgaatatgtgcttgaagagaccccagtgtggtcgacaacccaggaagttctcgcacatggacacgaaagcagcgaggtaCATGATGGTGTTTGgggaaaagtggtggagttgagccccgaagaagttcaagaaagcttgaaagaaaggatggggaggcaaagaaaacccgcagTCGACGTGAGTAgcaaggagaacgcactcaccctcctgcggctgcggctcggtctagttccccgggagccgcgccgattcgtgggggatcagtcccccctcgacCAGGTCGTTGATATCGTCTTGGCGGATGGTCGagcgaatccagtcgccctggatccagccaggcggcAGGCCGGACCGCGACGAAGACCCGCCCTGGCTGGTCCTCTTCCCTTTCGCCTTCGCCTTCTTCACGTgctccaacgccaccgtcttctccttccccatggcagcgTATCGAGTTCAAACGGGGCGACGACGCCGAGAGCGGAGGCAGATGCGGTGGAGAGAACAGAGGAGGAAGGGGAAGAATGAGAACGCGTTGTGCGAAACCCccgtccaacgccttatatgaggtcatTTCCGAGTGGCCCACCGTAGGCCCAGGCGATCCgatcaaatcccacaacagtcgcgcacgcgatacgtggcgaaaaaggtggcgcagagatcgaggCGGCCTGCCTAATCtgtcccgattactgcggcctcccccgcccggcgcgcttcccgaaattcgaagcCCGTGAAATCCGCAGACAGCAGAACAACCCGTCAGACGGAAGATTTTtcccatatcaacactcgaagcttaacaatgaaagttcactcgacaaaaccaagaatggatcaaggcgactaaacAAGCAGTTGAAGTCATCATGAATGTTCATTCGACCTCTGGACAAGACATTTCCGAGGCGCAAAGGCTGAATCGGAGTGGttatcaactccttccccactcgaaccctgaaccattcgggggctaatgatgaaggtatgtacctagggtagggtcataggcctgacctagacaccctcccctaggacgtcACCCtcaaaccagaagcattcgaagaagagtcatcatccactcgaccatgaggacttccactcggaagacttgaagtcactcgaccgcggagactgtcactcgaccaccagaaggtctaaGGTCGCTCCGAACTGCAACGGTCGGGCATCACCTCATAGCTTCaatggtcattatgtctctttaGTTACTGGTGTTACCAGTAATGTCTCCcctttaatgtaccttaaaccctctgtaacgtgggctggctggggtcctggcgcactctatataagccaccccctccacaggtacAAGGGTTGgcatcttttgtaaactcacacacacatataattcagtcgaccgcctcagggcaccgagacgtagggctgttacttcttccgagaagggcctgaactcgtaaaactcgtgtgtacaactactccatagctaggatcttgcctcctcatacctaccccccattctactgtcagccttagaTCCACGACACTGTACGCCTTCTCTGCACCGGATCATCCCCTCCCCTCGCCTCCGTCTCCGATCATTCAAGCCTTCTCCTCCTTCGCGGCAGCCAACACAATCCCCAACGATTCCTCGTAGAGCATCACCCGATTCGAAAACCGGCTACATATCTTCCAGAGCCCGACGAGCTTCTCCGCATCGCCGTCCACTACCTGAATAAGAATCTCGGCCACCGTCGGAGTGACCTTCACTATCGCCACTCGCTAGGGTTAGGGATTTCGGAGAGCGGAGAAGGGAGATGAACTGGAGAGGGAGATGACGAGATTTAAGACGCATGGGCAAAGGGATTTTAGTTTGACGACTACAAGGCGTGGGGCGTGATTACATTCCCGGAAAAGCAAGGGGCATTTCCACAAAAAAGCGACACCATTGGGCGGCACGATAGCGCTCTACCATAGTCAGGTCCTTAGATGTCACGTATTCGCATATCAAGTGCTGCAATATAGTGTTTCTCAAGTTCGAGGACATTTTCGTTATCCGGCAGGGAGTTCAAGGACACTTTATGTAATTTTCTCTGACCTTGGGTTCTTGCAGTTAGCCATCACCTTTGTGTCTTCTACCACACGCCTATCGAGCTCCTAGGACAGCTGACATTTTCTTTTTGAGTTACCCGACGTCACCCCATGTCGTTGCTGCCTTGCTCGACAAGGTCAAAATTAAAAGAGAAAAAGATCAGATATCCTCCTCAAATTTAAAAGAGAAAGTGGCCCGTAGAATGGGCCCTAAAAATACGGGACCTGAACGGTCGCGAGCTTGCATCACCCGCGTCCGTACGCACCAACAACCCCAGGGCGCCGCATCGCATCGGGTGCATGCGGGTGCCCCACTGGCCGGTGGGCCGCGCGCCGAATGAAGCTGGAATATTCTGCTAGAACAACTAGTACCAACTAACGAAGAAACCTGCCATGTACCAACCCCTCCCGGCCGCGAAACCATCTACCTTCATGCGCGCGTCGCCGCTAGAGCCCTAGCAAAGGCGCCTCTCTGCACGTACGGGGAGAGCCACGCACGCGCCGTCCATGGATCTCCCCGGCGCCTCCCTCCATGCTCCTCCCCCTCGCCTCCGCGCGCTCGCCGTCTCAGTGGACGTCGTCAGGCTTAGCACCATAGCCGCCATCCTCCGCGACCGAGACCACTATGAAGGTATACGTTGCTTGCTACGTACTGCTTCGTGCGTGCAGCGTTTGCTAAGCTTATTGTCTACGCTGTGGTTGTGAAGATGCTAGctgtttgcttgcttgcttgcagtGACGGTTTGCACTGAtccggcggcggccatggcggtgcTCCGCGCGGGGAACAAGTTCGAGGTCGTGCTGGTCGAGATGAACTCCCTAGGCTGCGGCGCGCCGGCCTTTGAGCTCTTGGAGTGTGCCGTCGGCGAGATGCACGTTGAGACACATGGTAACTATATTGGATCTTGTGCTTAGTTACTATGTCTACGGTGCTCTATTTTATCTAGCGAGGGAGTGCCAGAGAGATACGGTTTTGAGGTATTGACAACGTTACGAGGATTGGTCTGAGCTAAGTACGTACATAGTGAAAAACTTAGTGCTATGCTGCCAGATTAATTCTCTTTTGAAGTTCGTAACTTTGACCCAAGTGTTTGCACACTATAAAACGATATTCATCGTTGCTTCAACTTACTTATTCTAGCGTAATAACAAGATGGATAACCATTGTTGGGATGCGCCATGATGCATATATGGTAACTGGATCTTGTGCTTAGTTAAGTCTACCATGTTCCGTTTATATCTAGCCATGGAGCGATAACGGTTTTGTGGTTAATTTTCTTTAAGCAAGTAGACGATCGATTTTGAGCTGTGTTACCAGATTCTTCTTTGAAATATATTTTTAAGTATTTCTTTGAAGTATATAGGAGTAGTTCTATAGATCAAACGGGCTTATGTACCATAGCTTAACTGCTAAGTTGGGCCAGCTAATGATTTAAGGGGTACTCGCAAAAAACATTGATGTAAGGGGTGTGCTTCAGTTAATTATCAATTATCTAAACGGGCTTATATAGCATAGCTAATGATGGTTTGAGGGGgaatacttcctctgtaaactaatataagagcatttagattactaaagtagtaatctaaacacttttatattagtttacggagggagtacttgctaacgattgattttttttctttcatattGAAACCATCGACATACCACTAGCTGCGCTGCTTTCTCATTAACAAAAGAGAACTAGGGTTCCAACTTCCGATGAAATCGCTATGTTACATATATATGACATAAAAGGCCCAACAAGAACTCTCATAAATCAATCAATCTAACTTTGAGCATTTTGACCAACCCTGCATAGAAGTCGATACATAATTACTTTCTACCCACTTTACAGATGCTCCTTTTGTTAATTGTCATTAGTAAATAATATAATACCACGTGTGATAGAGTATGTTTGAACCATGAGGTTAGGTTTGTGTATTCCGTCAGAAATAATTAGCACATAAGTCGTTCCAATAGACTATTTCATATCGCGTAGCATGCATCAATATCATCTACTTAGAGTAAGGCCATGAATTTGTCTTCGCAAAGGTGGCagagataaataaataaataggtgCAGTCAGGTAAATTACTTTGACTGGTTGACTATCTTTATTATCCATATAGATGGTGTTCTAGAAAATGTGTAGTCAAACTTATATAATTAACTTTGACTTTTAACATATGAAAACATATTCAGATTTATCGGGACACAATACTATCACTGGATTTGCATGAGAAATAATTTCATAATATTAGAAGTTCATATAATCATTTTTTCTGCTTTGAAACCAGCGATCAAAGTTACATACTAGACATTGTGTTTGCAAACAAAACACCATCTATTTACGCAAATATGAACTATAAGCTTTCCTCAAAATTAATACCAATATCATTAAGATTCATGTAACAAAAGTTCTGCTCTTCATTACTTTAGCTATACTAACATTTCTCATTTCATCTCATATAGCTATTTCGAAAAATGGCCAACGCTATGGACCGCTAGAGATGGTGGATCTCGGTAACATCAGGAATGTCATCTACAATGAAGCAACCAATGGATCTAAGTCACTGCAGATCATGTCGAACAGTCCATGCAACAACTCACCGGTGGTGACAGTACCCACAACAACAGCCTTTGTAATTTCAGGAAGGAGGGCGACAAGAAGGAGGATGAGAAGGACACGAGTAAACGATACAAACAGTCAGGAGCTGGATGAAGTGAATGTCAAGAACGAGAAACAAAAACCGGCCGAGAAGCCAACGAAGGCCCGGGTCATTTGGACTGACGAACTACACAAGAAGTTCGTGGAAGCACATGACAAGCTCCTCCCTGGAGGTAATGTAGTTAATCATCGTTGTTTGCCCATCTACCTAATTTACAGCTAATTATTAATGGACTAGGTTTATATGTACTATTGGATCACTGAGCCTATCAACCAATCTTATATATAGCAAATTTTACATGTAGTGTTGATAACTTAGTTTAGTGTTTATAAGGTAACTTGTTTTATTTTGAATGTGGTCTTAGATGCTGTGCCAAAGAAAATACTTAAGTTGATGAATGACTCTACACTCACTAGAGAGAACATTGCCAGCCACCTTCAGGTAATTGGACTATACCTTTTATACATAATATTCAAATTAAGATGACCACATAGTCCTCTATTCTTTATATTTTTACAGAAAGTACAAATGTGATAAGTGAAATGTGCATCGGGTTCACATAAATGGAGTAGAAAATGTGCATATTGAGTTTTTTATGTGCATGGGTAAATTTTCATGCAAAATGTTGCATTTGTCTACTATGTGAAATTCATATAAAGATGTCTTCTTAGCCCCTCCTTGTTTTTCAATGCACTACAAATGTAGTTGTTTTCCGGTGAAACTAATATATAGTGCATTCTAGCATAAAAATATGATATTATATCTAGTTTTACCTATGATTTTCAATCATTGCTTTAAAAAATAATATAGTGAAAGCATCAACATGTGTTGGGATGTAGAAAATCATGTACTTTAAAACTAGTCATACTCCTCTCTTATTTTGTTTTGTGGAGACTCTTTTTTGTGAAGATTATATCCTTCTATAATGTTTAACGAATTGTATTCCAGAAACATAGGATGAATCTCGATCCTCTTCGTAAGGGCAATACTGGAACAAGGAATAACAAATTAACACCTCCCCAAGCATCATTGCTCTCTTCTAACTTACAGGTACTCTACTGAAAATCTATCTAGAGACCATTATCACTTGC
Proteins encoded in this window:
- the LOC123182075 gene encoding two-component response regulator ORR23-like gives rise to the protein MDLPGASLHAPPPRLRALAVSVDVVRLSTIAAILRDRDHYEVTVCTDPAAAMAVLRAGNKFEVVLVEMNSLGCGAPAFELLECAVGEMHVETHAISKNGQRYGPLEMVDLGNIRNVIYNEATNGSKSLQIMSNSPCNNSPVVTVPTTTAFVISGRRATRRRMRRTRVNDTNSQELDEVNVKNEKQKPAEKPTKARVIWTDELHKKFVEAHDKLLPGDAVPKKILKLMNDSTLTRENIASHLQKHRMNLDPLRKGNTGTRNNKLTPPQASLLSSNLQASSTMMQSLSSANFPEIITTQAVACMNHNMNDSGSHPLIHMQSFKASKDMYNGDNESTKNSTAGFQENNIEFSIKEPKLSWDQVYFYTNGN